A single window of Plasmodium reichenowi strain SY57 chromosome 14, whole genome shotgun sequence DNA harbors:
- a CDS encoding putative membrane protein (conserved Plasmodium membrane protein, unknown function), translating to MLRNVAKSSSDIPFEDDKLKNKNEIFKKRIHKEIKRLKESKVIDDINVYITFKESNDSNDDQNDSNNNYNGNNCGKYVHLLQTFDEKYFLEETFFVNNFIKHIIILKKNNNISDSYKEENVYISNELIKYYTYKNTTCPFYNIFEILNFENFFNSFKSFLNEINNILDIFEIFKKDFMKEQNIFYKEKYKIQEKKNVKENCYEEKDNMEYFTNIFFEIIYKDFISFLSKIQREIINNIYSSNEYENENFYKKFFIFFNKYYNINESIVYSFFIFHDYPFSKPLINFEHFPFSIFKKKRQQNLMGEKYNKKNILTTLLKEQKWMPKITLENLFEESKKLVDKLFFYYQYKIYLFYYYLNKHKIFEQFFQNDFRISIDNYNIIYLYIFRVDKKLISNKMKGKIIVPKKNYSNLLYSLNNCECINPNIVFYKFFYLYKKLKSKNYETHDQFSVLRAQRKKRYQYFMYLFFIIFIFFIPQIIKNIYIYNTDETETYINEPSHIQKLNKNVDNYVLFDGYVNLIRTSINYFDKKKDDYRYMDNSTFYGNIKNVKGNEQDLYREGAIYDNINNNNNNNNNMKNMNNMKNMNNMNNMNNMNNEENITNEKNEQNTNDALILKNNKSENDMISNIKKKKGEKHKNMFLIILSLFELLFFSLGIIYNLHLLRKKYDQSNFIVNICSSLLILYNPILFCSYKNNMIVISIGLLIWSINFMLLKKIFLCIVVYFLSIYFNIINIIYFFSFFFMYVYIKSRYIIKRGNQIKSQFKSKLRILKYAFIYLIIFMIISYVLIYIFFDKEKQNEDVFTNLFINPIKYWYHKYFLKVYFNNNNNNNTNVHGHNMWAPMKFIINSNIYVNNYIIKYTPFFITFLFNYFFSINTIIKFYSSLMFSSIVFLFMSYTYFSCNYLLIFIIIILLLFINILGTSSVLLNILLSSYIIIANDHFHMYTFGLTILYFIFHIYLMYPSNNLFQNINYELKISSELIKNLYYFFLSNIIHLYEAHIKHIILSFVIIFYPSVLNNMSNEKTIRNIIQKKYIQKKIILCLYSHIHHDYFFIPLSSFSFCLFVMLGILKLYYSLAYIKIAVYIFQFFTISSLFTILMLFYIKRKSFRKLDFLSIPDSSSKRTFPLERSKKL from the exons atgttaagGAATGTTGCTAAAAGTTCATCTGATATCCCCTTTGAAGATGATAAGttgaaaaacaaaaatgaaatatttaagAAAAGGATACACAAAGAAATAAAGAGATTAAAAGAATCAAAGGTTATCGatgatataaatgtatatattacatttaaaGAGAGCAATGATTCAAATGATGATCAAAATGATAGTAATAACAACTATAATGGTAATAATTGTGGtaaatatgtacatttaCTACAAACTTTTGATgagaaatattttttagaAGAAACcttttttgtaaataattttataaaacatataattatattaaaaaagaataataatatatctgattcatataaagaagagaatgtttatatttctaatgaattaattaaatattacacatataaaaatacaacTTGTCCAttctataatattttcgaaatattaaattttgaaaatttttttaatagtTTTAAATCCtttttaaatgaaataaataacatcctagatatttttgaaatatttaaaaaggaTTTTATgaaagaacaaaatattttttacaagGAGAAGTATAAAatacaagaaaaaaagaatgtCAAAGAAAATTGTTATGAggaaaaagataatatggaatattttactaatatattttttgaaattatatataaagatttTATAAGTTTTTTATCCAAAATACAAAgagaaattattaataatatatattcatctaatgaatatgaaaatgaaaacttttataaaaaattctttatattttttaataaatattataatataaatgaaagtatagtatattcattttttatatttcatgATTATCCTTTTAGTAAACCGTTAATAAATTTTGAACACTTTCCTTTTTctatattcaaaaaaaaacgtCAACAAAATTTAATGGgtgaaaaatataataagaaaaatatcCTTACGactttattaaaagaacaaaaatGGATGCCAAAGATAACCTTGGAAAATTTATTTGAGGAATCCAAAAAATTAGTAGAcaaactttttttttattatcaatataaaatatatttattttattattatcttaataaacataaaatcTTTGAGCAGTTTTTTCAAAATGATTTTAGAATATCTattgataattataatattatttatttatatatttttagagtagataaaaaattaatatctaataaaatgaaagggaaaataatagtacctaaaaagaattattccaatttattatatagcCTTAATAATTGTGAATGTATAAATCCAAATATTGTTTTCTATaagtttttttatttatataaaaaattaaaaagtaaaaaCTATGAAACACATGATCAATTTAGTGTATTAAGAGCtcaaagaaaaaaaaggtatCAGTActttatgtatttatttttcattatatttattttctttattcctcaaataattaaaaatatatatatttataatactGATGAGACagaaacatatataaatgaacCATCTCATATTCAGAAgcttaataaaaatgtagaTAACTATGTACTTTTCGATGGATATGTAAATTTAATACGAACAAGTATCaattattttgataaaaaaaaagatgatTATAGATATATGGACAACAGTACATTTTATggaaatataaagaatGTGAAAGGGAATGAACAAGATTTGTATAGAGAGGGAGCTATATATgacaatattaataataataataataataataataatatgaaaaatatgaataatatgaaaaatatgaataatatgaataatatgaataatatgaataatgaagaaaatattaccaacgaaaaaaatgaacaaaatacAAATGATGCATTAATTCTTAAGAATAACAAATCTGAAAATGATATGATTTctaatataaagaaaaaaaaaggagagaaacacaaaaatatgtttttaataattttatctctttttgaattattatttttttcattaggtataatatataatttacatttattacgaaaaaaatatgacCAAAGCAATTTTAttgttaatatatgttcttctttattaatactatataatccaattttattttgtagttataaaaataatatgattgTAATATCTATAGGGTTATTAATATGGAGTATaaattttatgttattaaaaaaaatattcttgTGTATAGtggtatattttttatctatatattttaatataataaatatcatttattttttctcctttttctttatgtatgtatatattaaaagcagatatataataaaaagagGAAATCAAATTAAAAGCCAATTTAAGAGTAAATTAAGAATTTTGAAATATgcttttatatatttaataatatttatgataataagTTATGtactaatatatatttttttcgataaagaaaaacaaaatgaagatGTCTTTACAAATTTGTTTATTAATCCTATAAAATATTGGTAccataaatatttcttaaaggtatattttaataataataataataataacacaAATGTACATGGACATAATATGTGGGCACCTATGAAGTTCATtattaatagtaatatttatgtaaacaattatataataaaatatactcctttttttataacatttctatttaattatttcttttctataaataccataattaaattttattcttCTTTAATGTTTTCTTCTATAgtatttctttttatgtcttatacttattttagttgtaattatttattgatatttattataataatattactattGTTTATTAATATACTTGGTACCTCAAgtgtattattaaatatactTTTGTCATcctatattattatagcTAATGATCATTTCCATATGTATACATTTGGTTTAAccatattatattttatctttcacatatatttaatgtaTCCATCAAACAATttatttcaaaatataaattatgaattaaaaataagtTCAGAgttaattaaaaatttgtattatttttttctaagTAATATCattcatttatatgaagcccatataaaacatataatactttcatttgttataatattttaccCTTCTGTCCTTAACAACATGTCCAATGAAAAAACAATACGCAACATTATTcagaaaaaatatatacaaaaaaaaattatactatgtttatattcacatatacatcatgattatttttttatacctTTATCGtccttttcattttgtttgtttgttATGCTAGGCATATTAAAG CTATATTATTCCCTTGCCTATATAAAAATAGCAGTCTACATATTCCAATTTTTTACTATATCTAGTTTGTTCACAATATTAATG cttttttatataaaaagaaagagTTTTCGCAAATTAGATTTTTTGAGTATACCCGACTCGTCGAGCAAAAGAACATTCCCATTAGAGAGGTCaaagaaattataa
- a CDS encoding DNA-directed RNA polymerase I/III subunit, putative, with protein NCLRCILLQKEGVEFAGYTVPHPTQPEINVRIQTTGKPAIDILKESLDDLGNMCDIMLNKFNEALKQS; from the exons GAAATTGTTTGCGTTGTATTTTGTTACAAAAAGAAGGTGTGGAATTTGCAGGATATACAGTACCTCATCCAACTCAACCTGAAATTAATGTTAGAATTCAGACAACAg gAAAACCAGCTATAGacattttaaaagaatCGCTAGATGATTTAGGAAATATGTGTGATATAATGTTGAACAAATTTAATGAGGCATTAAAACAGTCATGA
- a CDS encoding RNA-binding protein Nova-1, putative, producing the protein MVEINKGDHRNVLNGNQLCFVKLLINNLVAGSVIGKHGSIITSIENKTGCSLKLSPNNSYFPNTQERVLVLCGKIDQIKDALLIILDKIKEVTNQHSHEKQNMMNGAAKYTCRIVVPKSAVSAIIGKGGQQIKQLQDSTGSKIQISSREDGLNERIITIIGSFESIRDTALKVTNSIQKDPNLKDLLNVIYNNDSNNYNSRNNNHNFINQLPLNGYVLPQRYNVFQHEPYVDINMINSLMRHSRDLFNLPCEISIQIPDEFIGAVIGKNGSRLTNIMNSTGAQIRISRKGELVPGTTNRKVRIIGSVAAVHAAHVLLLQRLESAYMQLRTMQIKCDA; encoded by the coding sequence ATGGTTGAAATTAATAAAGGAGACCATCGAAATGTGTTAAATGGAAATCAGTTGTGTTTTGTAAAATTgcttataaataatttggTTGCCGGATCAGTAATAGGAAAGCATGGTTCCATAATTACAAGTATAGAAAACAAAACAGGATGCAGTTTAAAATTATCACCGAataattcttattttcCAAATACACAAGAGAGGGTTTTAGTATTATGTGGTAAGATAGATCAGATTAAGGATGctcttttaataatattggATAAGATAAAAGAAGTTACTAATCAACATTCTCatgaaaaacaaaatatgaTGAATGGAGCAGCTAAATATACATGTAGAATTGTAGTACCCAAATCTGCAGTGAGTGCTATTATTGGAAAAGGTGGACAACAAATAAAACAATTACAAGACTCTACAGGATcaaaaatacaaatatcGAGTAGAGAAGACGGATTAAATGAAAGAATTATAACCATAATAGGTTCTTTTGAATCCATAAGAGACACTGCATTAAAGGTTACAAATTCTATACAAAAGGATCCAAATTTAAAAGACTTAttaaatgttatatataataatgattcaaataattataattcaAGAAACAACaatcataattttattaatcaATTACCATTAAATGGTTATGTTTTACCACAACGATATAATGTTTTTCAACATGAACCATATgttgatataaatatgatcAATTCCTTAATGAGACATAGTAGAGATTTATTTAATCTACCTTGTGAAATTTCTATACAAATACCAGATGAGTTCATTGGGGCAGTTATTGGCAAAAACGGATCTAGACTTACCAATATTATGAACAGTACAGGTGCACAAATTAGAATAAGTCGAAAAGGAGAACTAGTACCTGGTACTACTAATCGAAAGGTTCGAATAATAGGATCTGTTGCAGCTGTACATGCAGCAcatgttttattattacaaagATTGGAATCTGCTTATATGCAATTAAGAACTATGCAAATTAAATGTGATgcataa
- a CDS encoding hypothetical protein (conserved Plasmodium protein, unknown function) codes for MDVKNLRSEYILEEENNVFEDYKSYISDSVENKSIDFKNDLSSSCSNNINEEYDKKEEEAEEGLKGNVYENKNEDKKEEKIHDRTNEQCDNINVNKIKTTNLINLKVEDNKLQEGNYNDDNNKKNKNTTSNKMLQDLEDKSYSIKEKMKEDPCYVPKESGYFLHDNRFENNEKKLYDKKVKNYKNQYTEEKRWKHDLFYDYKYDEYVKRDNKNHNKTYYNYNNKYYVSKNKHDNNKKNDYNFSYKNYKERYYYDKGNRIKHNNSISYYKHYNDIRTKLEIKRETNIKNENDNKNEKVHFLSVDNKTNNNTQKRKHLKETLLKKHDDHIEKITEKENQNKSTSSKKEKQIILNGDIVIETKNEEEYENIKKGEEKCIKNNIIHEQEEKNINDVSSKNMVASIKDVPTNENHEQKKNEESNKNGTNYKTKKLLNEKNKEEEIYKNNNRENHKNFGNSYKSQNYYNNNSLNDKYTSYKIDGTRFVYLKDEPNHSNKLLYNKVTLKKHYTYEDNYNNKKKLYAYHTFNGSEQTRRKGYSINKNKENSKNLDYKRMHTRDNNITNNYSNKIYSRSNKLYGAIGSKDTKKYRSSSRNYRNDKYILRKESYKKEYNNIYDEEDNKSDKYRNDRDVRDRRKGFRNVDREKAHIYKNEDKNEHIREGGNEQKREDKYDRKREDNYDRKRDDNYNRKRDDKYDRKKDDNYNRKRDDKYDRKKDDKYDRKKEDKYDRKKDDKYDYNKDDKYDYKKNDKYYHKKDDKYDHKKGDKYEHKVEDINEHKVEDISEHKVEDINEHKVEDINEHKVDDINENKGKDINEHKVEYINEHKVDDINENKGKDINEHKGKDTNEHKGKDTNEHKGKDTNEHKRKDTNEHKGKDTNEHKRKDTNEHKGKDTNEHKGNDTNEHDIDHKKELQNESRNHNRDERRTENIDEHKNDNRNGYKIKNNHYNKKDSDSNIFMKKGNMYNTRYNRYTENSSEKEKIEKNNRNELDKYSNSRNTSKKYFNKSKDNKYYHNNKYVNNNTDIHKNYRTNKNSKENYYNEKDENRNNIIGTDEKDNKDLNDINDSNIRNNINKKNEKNNIKNGKMNKAFYNNDVNIDNMGNINNKENNDLMDKNKNGDNKNINKDTMKEKSYNEKLSNGMHATMNGDINNKNNRNYTLQNKNNATDFIDAKNDNNNNMVVMKDDVNNSYSKQYSFKGSCTHMKKKNPKEDMFNDALNNNMYEYKNNMNYNKIFDYNNITNMNHHNQHQHQHQHQHQHLHPHQHHHHHQQQQQQQQQQQQQTHHHPHTHTHQMYHDNRKNTSINNDKNNYTNEKVCCNYLNNNVYNNYCYDNNFMDNNNYYFDDNMYQRNNNNYINENHAFYNDNRYINHMNGHFINANYMNNNYINERNYLNVPPHNYMNEPNYMNDHNFVNDHTYQADGNFIANNYINENTAYINENYIHDATYISNNYMNGTNNYFYENMYPSYENENYYYADNKFSKQ; via the coding sequence atggatgtaaaaaatttaaGAAGTGAATATATTCTAGAAGAGGAGAATAACGTTTTTGAAGAttataaatcatatataagTGATAGTGTTGAGAATAAAAGTATagattttaaaaatgatttatcTTCAAGTTGTAGCAATAATATTAACGAagaatatgataaaaaagaGGAGGAAGCAGAAGAAGGATTAAAAGGGAATGTTTATGAAAATAAGaatgaagataaaaaagaagaaaaaatacatGATAGAACCAATGAACAAtgtgataatataaacgtaaacaaaataaaaacaactaacttaataaatttaaaagtGGAAGATAATAAGTTACAAGAAggaaattataatgatgataataataaaaaaaataaaaatacaacaAGTAATAAAATGTTACAAGATTTAGAAGATAAAAGTTATTcaataaaagaaaaaatgaaagaagATCCTTGTTATGTACCTAAGGAATCTggatattttttacatgATAATAGatttgaaaataatgaaaaaaagttatatgataaaaaagtaaaaaattataaaaatcaGTATACAGAAGAAAAAAGATGGAAACatgatttattttatgattataagtatgatgaatatgtaaaaagggataataaaaaccataataaaacatattataattataataataaatattatgtatccaaaaataaacatgataacaataaaaaaaatgattataatttttcatataaaaattataaagaacgttattattatgataaagGTAATAgaataaaacataataattctatatcatattataaacattataatgatataagAACAAAACtagaaataaaaagagaaacaaatattaaaaatgaaaatgataataaaaatgaaaaagttcattttttatctgtggataataaaacaaataataatacacaAAAGAGGAAACATTTAAAGGAAACCTTATTAAAAAAGCATGACGACCACATTGAAAAAATTACGGAAAAAGAGaatcaaaataaaagtacATCCAgcaaaaaagaaaaacaaataattttaaatgGAGACATAGTTATCgaaacaaaaaatgaagaagaatatgaaaatataaaaaaaggagaagagaaatgtataaaaaataatataatacatgagcaggaagaaaaaaatataaatgatgtATCAAGTAAAAATATGGTAGCTAGTATAAAAGATGTACCAACCAATGAAAATcatgaacaaaaaaaaaatgaggaatcaaataaaaatggtacaaattataaaacaaaaaaattgttaaacgagaaaaataaagaagaagaaatatataaaaataataacagagaaaatcataaaaattttgGGAACTCATATAAATCTCAAAATTACtacaataataattccttgaatgataaatatacatcatataaaattgaTGGCACTAgatttgtatatttaaaagatgAACCCAATCATTCTAAtaaattgttatataataaggTCACTTTGAAAAAACATTATACATATGaagataattataataacaaaaaaaaattgtatgCATATCATACTTTTAACGGATCAGAACAAACGAGAAGGAAAGGCTATTCaattaacaaaaataagGAAAACTCAAAAAATTTGGATTATAAAAGAATGCATACTAGAGATAATAACATTACtaataattattcaaataaaatttatagtAGATCAAATAAACTTTATGGAGCAATTGGGTCTAAGGACACAAAGAAATATAGGTCTTCATCGAGAAATTATAGAAATGATAAGTATATCTTAAGAAAGGAAAGttataaaaaggaatataataatatatatgatgaagaggataataaaagtgataaatatagaaaTGATCGTGATGTAAGGGATAGAAGAAAAGGTTTTAGAAATGTAGATCGAGAAAAGgcacatatatacaaaaatgaagacaaaaatgaacatataaGGGAAGGCGGAAATGAACAGAAAAGGGAAGATAAATATGATCGTAAGAGGGAAGATAATTATGATCGTAAGAGGGACGATAATTATAATCGTAAGAGGGATGATAAATATGATCGCAAGAAGGACGATAATTATAATCGTAAGAGGGATGATAAATATGATCGCAAGAAGGATGATAAATATGATCGTAAGAAGGAAGATAAATATGATCGCAAGAAGGATGataaatatgattataataaggacgataaatatgattataaaaagaacGATAAgtattatcataaaaagGACGATAAATATGATCATAAAAAAGGCGACAAATATGAACATAAAGTAgaagatataaatgaaCATAAAGTAGAAGATATAAGTGAACATAAAGTAgaagatataaatgaacataaagtagaagatataaatgaaCATAAAGTAGAcgatataaatgaaaataaaggaaaagatataaatgaacacaaagtagaatatataaatgaacatAAAGTAGAcgatataaatgaaaataaaggaaaagatataaatgaacataaaggaaaagatacaaatgaacataaaggaaaagatacaaatgaacataaaggaaaagatacaaatgaacataaaagaaaagatacaaatgaacataaaggaaaagatacaaatgaacataaaagaaaagataCAAATGAACATAAAGGAAAAGATACAAATGAACATAAAGGAAATGATACAAATGAACATGATATAGACCATAAAAAAGAACTTCAAAATGAGAGCAGAAATCATAATAGAGATGAACGAAGAACAGAAAATATTGATGAACATAAAAACGATAATAGAAATggatataaaataaaaaataaccATTATAACAAAAAGGATAGTGatagtaatatatttatgaagAAAGGAAATATGTACAATACACGGTATAACAGATATACAGAAAATAGTTCagagaaagaaaaaattgaaaaaaacAATAGAAATGAATTAGATAAGTATAGTAATTCTAGAAACACTTCAAAGAAATATTTCAACAAATCAAAAGATAATAAGTATTaccataataataaatatgtaaacaataatacagatatacataaaaattatagaacaaataaaaacagtaaggaaaattattataatgaaaaagatgaaaataggaataatataataggAACAGATGAGaaagataataaagatttaaatgatataaatgattCAAATATTcgtaataatataaataagaaaaatgaaaaaaataatataaaaaatggaaaaatgaataaagcattttataataatgatgttaatatagataatatgGGAAATATTAACAATAAGGAAAACAATGACCTTAtggataaaaataaaaatggtgataataaaaatattaataaggATACTATGAAAGAGAAAAGctataatgaaaaattatcaaATGGTATGCATGCAACTATGAATGgtgatataaataataaaaataataggAATTACACTTTACAAAATAAGAACAATGCGACAGATTTTATTGATGCTAAAAACgataacaataataatatggtGGTGATGAAAGACGATGtaaataattcttattCAAAACAGTATTCATTTAAAGGATCATGTACacatatgaaaaaaaaaaatccCAAAGAGGATATGTTTAATGATgcattaaataataatatgtatgaatataaaaataatatgaattataataaaatttttgattataataacataacAAATATGAACCATCACAATCAACACCAACATCAACATCAACATCAACATCAACATCTTCACCCACACCAacatcatcatcatcatcaacaacaacaacaacaacaacaacaacaacaacaacaaaCACATCATCATCCTCACACACATACTCATCAAATGTATCATGATAATAGAAAGAATACTTCCATAAATAATgacaaaaataattataccAATGAGAAAGTTTGttgtaattatttaaataataatgtctataataattattgttatgataataattttatggataataataattattattttgatgataatatgtaccaaagaaataataataattacataAATGAAAATCATGCTTTTTATAACGATAATCGATACATTAATCATATGAATGGTCATTTCATTAATGCtaattatatgaacaataattacataaatgaaagaaattatttaaatgttcctcctcataattatatgaatgaaCCAAATTATATGAACGACCATAATTTTGTAAACGATCACACATATCAAGCTGATGGTAATTTTATAGccaataattatataaatgaaaatactgcatatattaatgaaaattatatacacGACGCAACATATAttagtaataattatatgaatggtacaaataattatttctatGAAAATATGTATCCATCATATGAGaatgaaaattattattatgcCGATAATAAATTTAGTAAACAATAA
- a CDS encoding hypothetical protein (conserved Plasmodium protein, unknown function) has product MGNAMYAKSVYSSEGSEIFSEKLSKEKRSEKSIHNMEYINDKEYKEDEYILNIYNKENKNIEDMNNEKINSRMKLKYDMNKNNLYVILNKKKRVKRFNPSTCLLRNCIYYVNCKINDKYFPILLELKNNPKCAIYLIDESCNIIKEILIKDIKTIESSINSIDLFLKINPEYSIQNKFNLIRFILKDNNDKISFMDNIKMMYGIEILEYGTVKYNKISTQEYEEIYVYEKNLLNKENNQNLKHIMDNVTYNEYYNISDLITENVNTHEKKMKQIIKNLIQLGNKYNPIIILGDMEEGNIIRVKEINALTDRTTNHYSSKDKQISFQQNYNSYDDFTLVEWYLSTKIGSNKTFRKEPIYCSNKLLLKSFMIGHFIKVKLSKNTFIKNKKTFVTSISIKGPVTINDNTAKQILHYLSNVNHSIQIFLSSDDIYNIFFSSIDPKINVLGLFIFYPCTLFLMRSGIRFAITLNGKSYSVDYLWNSFYMTKKDILFDKSPDFIPSYEDTQDIHLYFITSSTNGQNVKSIIRTNSTDEKNYIYSTVFFYKHQKKIRSLNEFLRDSLSGSYNNLKKRFSNIFMEINANDLNKIESMN; this is encoded by the exons ATGGGTAATGCTATGTACGCAAAAAGTGTTTATTCATCTGAGGGGTCTGAAATATTTAGTGAAAAATTatcaaaagaaaaaagaagtGAAAAATCTATACATAATatggaatatataaatgataaagaatataaagaggatgaatatattttaaatatatataataaagaaaataaaaatatagaagaTATGAACAATGAAAAGATTAATTCTAGaatgaaattaaaatatgatatgaataaaaataatttatatgttatattaaataaaaaaaagagagTAAAAAGATTTAACCCAAGTACATGCTTATTACgtaattgtatatattatgttaattgtaaaataaatgataaatattttccAATATTATTAGAGCTGAAAAATAACCCTAAATGTGCTATATATCTTATAGATGAATcttgtaatattattaaagaGATTTTAATTAAAGATATCAAAACTATTGAAAGTTCAATTAATAGTATTGAtctatttttaaaaataaatccTGAATATAGTATACAAAATAAGTTCAATTTAATACGCTTTATTCttaaagataataatgataaaatatcttttatggataatataaaaatgatgtaTGGTATTGAGATTTTAGAATATGGAACagtaaaatataataaaatcaGCACTCAAGAATATGAAGAAATTTATgtttatgaaaaaaatcttttaaataaagaaaacaatcaaaatttaaaacatataatgGATAATGTAACttataatgaatattataatatatcgGATCTTATCACAGAAAATGTAAATAcacatgaaaaaaaaatgaagcaaattataaaaaatctTATACAATTAggtaataaatataatcctataattattttagGAGATATGGAAGAAGGAAATATAATACGTGTCAAAGAAATAAATGCATTAACAGATCGCACTACTAATCATTATTCTTCAAAAGACAAACAAATATCTTTTcaacaaaattataattcaTATGATGATTTTACACTTGTTGAATGGTATTTATCTACAAAAATCGGTTCAAACAAAACATTTAGAAAAGAACCTATATACTGTAGTAATAAGCTTTTATTAAAATCATTTATGATAGgtcattttataaaagtCAAATTGTCAAAAAatacttttattaaaaataaaaaaacttTTGTTACTTCCATAAGCATAAAAGGGCCCGTTActataaatgataatacagcaaaacaaatattacattatttatCAAATGTAAATCATTCTatacaaatttttttatcctcagatgatatatataatattttcttttcttctaTTGACCCCAAAATTAATGTATTAGGtctatttatattttaccCATGTACTCTATTTCTTATGAGATCAGGAATACGATTTGCTATCACATTAAATGGGAAAAGTTATTCTGTGGATTATTTATGgaattctttttatatgacCAAGAAggatattttatttgaCAAATCTCCAGATTTTATACCTTCTTATGAAGACACGCAAGATATACACTTGTACTTCATAACATCTAG TACTAATGGACAAAATGTTAAATCCATAATCAGAACAAATTCAActgatgaaaaaaattatatatattcaacagtcttcttttataaacatcaaaaaaaaataagg TCCTTGAATGAATTTTTAAGGGATTCTTTGTCTGGctcatataataatttgaaaaaacgattttctaatatttttatggaAATCAATGCAAATGATTTAAACAAAATAGAATCGATGAattaa